The following coding sequences are from one Musa acuminata AAA Group cultivar baxijiao chromosome BXJ1-6, Cavendish_Baxijiao_AAA, whole genome shotgun sequence window:
- the LOC135677130 gene encoding uncharacterized protein LOC135677130 isoform X2: protein MASSSPSGSDGGDAFDADMEALRRACALTGADPADVGGAYLDSDSDSGSDDAGLLRRLQERFSSPSQAVDSFSLVKPLSVLAPMDLDDEDDFETLRAIQRRFTQYNSDPLREKPEKILEEPEMVVNDDVCGPETPNRSTELSKEHGYSHTEPHFPEHEAWSSNVTDLTSSKFPKSAHNFVNALKKNRSCQKFIRRKLLEIEANIEKNKELKERIKCLMDFQVACKRKVANILFQKKDPRITLISLKRSTSEKSSKTTLKKVPASYIGPNENSHVSKYKMVLKRFPISLSKQPWSNIEKENLVKGIKQQYQEMLILNSMNMESDAEGITDSNLMSSAITLSDPEFTPEKIRSFIPLVNWNRLASMYAMGRAGAECEARWLNCEDPMINHSPWTVMEDKKLLFIVQERGIYNWIDISITLDTHRTPFQCLVRYQRSLNPHILNKDWTEDEDVKLRVAVEYYGDNWQMVASCLEGRVGPQCSNRWNKTLNPERKKVGRWSVDEDKRLKVAVMLFGAKNWNKIARFAPGRTQVQCRERWHNCLDPTLNLKPWTAEEDAKLLDARAMHGNCWSKIAACIPPRTDNQCRRRWKILLPGELISLQAAAQIKKTALISNFVDRESERPAIGPNDFTPLINSNTMFDKIGGAKVRKKKQSENQPNKSRKKPRRVSMEDQETNCCTDGLALPPSIESNPTSSLGISRSGNKRLRDNNRPRNPRVKSRIHVKENSTKDCMTNTPSVVAPADMSLVVAINSKATESMNISKAMDKSKNEQNMWIKSRFPIEENSTADGLAKFSVDIASDDSPLALYMNNTSARNFRRQRNIARVNTLKSQGLDPEAHFMKIL from the exons ATGGCGTCCTCTTCCCCCTCTGGGAGCGATGGCGGCGATGCCTTCGACGCGGATATGGAGGCCCTGCGGCGAGCCTGCGCGCTCACTGGCGCCGACCCTGCCGACGTAGGTGGTGCCTACTTGGATTCTGACTCTGATTCCGGAAGCGACGATGCAGGCCTCCTTCGTCGTCTGCAGGAACGGTTCTCTTCGCCCTCCCAAGCCGTCGATTCCTTTTCCTTGGTCAAGCCCCTGTCTGTTCTCGCGCCGATGGATCTTGATGATGAGGATGATTTCGAAACCCTTCGAGCCATCCAGCGGAGATTTACTCAGTACAATAGCG ATCCTCTGAGAGAGAAACCTGAGAAAATTCTAGAAGAACCTGAGATGGTTGTCAATGATGATGTATGTGGGCCAGAAACACCTAATAGATCTACAGAATTGAGCAAAGAGCATGGCTACAGTCACACTGAACCACACTTTCCAGAGCATGAAGCATGGAGTTCAAATGTTACGGATTTGACATCTTCTAAGTTTCCCAAGTCTGCTCACAATTTTGTTAATGCTCTCAAGAAGAACAGATCATGTCAGAAGTTCATTAGGAGGAAGCTACTAGAAATTGAAGCAAATATTGAGAAGAATAAAGAACTGAAGGAACGTATTAAATGTCTTATGGACTTTCAAGTTGCCTGTAAAAGGAAAGTGGcaaatattttatttcaaaagAAGGATCCTCGTATCACGTTAATATCTTTGAAGAGGTCCACATCTGAAAAGTCATCAAAG ACGACTTTGAAGAAGGTTCCTGCCTCATATATTGGTCCAAATGAGAACTCCCATGTTTCAAAGTATAAAATGGTACTTAAAAGATTTCCCATCTCACTTAGTAAGCAGCCATGGTCAAACATCGAGAAAGAGAATCTTGTGAAGGGAATAAAGCAACAGTACCAAGAGATGCTGATTTTGAACTCAATGAATATGGAAAG TGACGCAGAGGGCATcacagattcaaatttaatgtctTCTGCAATAACACTCAGTGATCCTGAGTTCACACCTGAAAAAATTAGATCTTTCATACCATTAGTAAATTGGAATCGGTTGGCTTCAATGTATGCCATGGGCCGTGCTGGTGCAGAATGTGAAGCAAG GTGGTTGAACTGTGAAGATCCCATGATTAATCACAGTCCTTGGACAGTAATGGAGGATAAGAAGCTTTTGTTTATCGTTCAAGAAAGGGGCATTTACAATTGGATAGATATTTCAATCACATTGGATACACATAGAACACCATTCCAATGCTTAGTACGTTACCAACGGAGCCTTAATCCTCATATTCTGAATAAGGACTGGACAGAAGATGAAGATGTAAAGCTTCGTGTGGCTGTGGAGTACTATGGCGATAACTGGCAGATGGTCGCTTCTTGTCTAGAAGGCCGTGTAGGTCCTCAGTGTTCTAATAG GTGGAACAAAACTCTTAACCCTGAGAGGAAGAAAGTGGGAAGATGGTCTGTGGACGAAGATAAACGGCTGAAAGTAGCAGTGATGCTTTTTGGGGCCAAAAACTGGAACAAGATAGCTCGGTTTGCCCCTGGTCGCACACAAGTTCAGTGTCGAGAAAG GTGGCATAACTGTTTGGATCCAACTCTAAATTTAAAACCGTGGACTGCAGAAGAGGATGCCAAGCTGTTGGATGCAAGAGCGATGCATGGAAATTGTTGGTCGAAAATTGCTGCCTGCATACCTCCACGTACTGATAACCAATGTAGGAG ACGATGGAAGATTCTGCTTCCAGGAGAATTGATTTCGCTTCAAGCTGCAGCACAGATAAAGAAGACTGCACTTATATCTAACTTTGTAGACCGAGAAAGTGAGCGACCAGCAATAGGTCCAAATGACTTTACACCACTCATTAATTCTAATACTATGTTTGACAAAATTGGTGGTGCAAAAGTTAGGAAGAAAAAGCAAAG TGAGAATCAACCAAATAAGTCCAGAAAGAAGCCCAGAAGAGTTTCAATGGAGGATCAGGAGACAAATTGTTGCACTGATGGCCTGGCTCTTCCACCAAGCATAGAATCAAATCCTACCAGTAGTCTGGGCATTAGCAGGTCAGGGAATAAAAGATTGAG GGATAATAATAGACCAAGAAATCCAAGAGTTAAATCCAGAATACATGTTAAGGAGAATTCAACAAAGGATTGCATGACAAACACACCATCTGTTGTAGCTCCAGCAGATATGTCACTTGTAGTTGCTATAAATTCGAAAGCTACAGAAAGTATGAACATCAGCAAGGCAATGGATAAAAG TAAAAATGAACAGAACATGTGGATCAAGTCCAGATTTCCTATTGAGGAGAATTCAACAGCAGATGGCCTAGCAAAATTTTCAGTTGATATAGCTTCTGATGATTCACCCCTTGCCTTATATATGAATAACACTTCCGCTAGGAACTTCAGAAGGCAAAGGAATATAGCAAG AGTTAATACATTAAAAAGCCAGGGGTTAGATCCAGAAGCTCATTTCATGAAAATTCTGTAG
- the LOC135677130 gene encoding uncharacterized protein LOC135677130 isoform X1: MASSSPSGSDGGDAFDADMEALRRACALTGADPADVGGAYLDSDSDSGSDDAGLLRRLQERFSSPSQAVDSFSLVKPLSVLAPMDLDDEDDFETLRAIQRRFTQYNSDPLREKPEKILEEPEMVVNDDVCGPETPNRSTELSKEHGYSHTEPHFPEHEAWSSNVTDLTSSKFPKSAHNFVNALKKNRSCQKFIRRKLLEIEANIEKNKELKERIKCLMDFQVACKRKVANILFQKKDPRITLISLKRSTSEKSSKTTLKKVPASYIGPNENSHVSKYKMVLKRFPISLSKQPWSNIEKENLVKGIKQQYQEMLILNSMNMESDAEGITDSNLMSSAITLSDPEFTPEKIRSFIPLVNWNRLASMYAMGRAGAECEARWLNCEDPMINHSPWTVMEDKKLLFIVQERGIYNWIDISITLDTHRTPFQCLVRYQRSLNPHILNKDWTEDEDVKLRVAVEYYGDNWQMVASCLEGRVGPQCSNRWNKTLNPERKKVGRWSVDEDKRLKVAVMLFGAKNWNKIARFAPGRTQVQCRERWHNCLDPTLNLKPWTAEEDAKLLDARAMHGNCWSKIAACIPPRTDNQCRRRWKILLPGELISLQAAAQIKKTALISNFVDRESERPAIGPNDFTPLINSNTMFDKIGGAKVRKKKQSENQPNKSRKKPRRVSMEDQETNCCTDGLALPPSIESNPTSSLGISRSGNKRLRDNNRPRNPRVKSRIHVKENSTKDCMTNTPSVVAPADMSLVVAINSKATESMNISKAMDKRLSKNEQNMWIKSRFPIEENSTADGLAKFSVDIASDDSPLALYMNNTSARNFRRQRNIARVNTLKSQGLDPEAHFMKIL; encoded by the exons ATGGCGTCCTCTTCCCCCTCTGGGAGCGATGGCGGCGATGCCTTCGACGCGGATATGGAGGCCCTGCGGCGAGCCTGCGCGCTCACTGGCGCCGACCCTGCCGACGTAGGTGGTGCCTACTTGGATTCTGACTCTGATTCCGGAAGCGACGATGCAGGCCTCCTTCGTCGTCTGCAGGAACGGTTCTCTTCGCCCTCCCAAGCCGTCGATTCCTTTTCCTTGGTCAAGCCCCTGTCTGTTCTCGCGCCGATGGATCTTGATGATGAGGATGATTTCGAAACCCTTCGAGCCATCCAGCGGAGATTTACTCAGTACAATAGCG ATCCTCTGAGAGAGAAACCTGAGAAAATTCTAGAAGAACCTGAGATGGTTGTCAATGATGATGTATGTGGGCCAGAAACACCTAATAGATCTACAGAATTGAGCAAAGAGCATGGCTACAGTCACACTGAACCACACTTTCCAGAGCATGAAGCATGGAGTTCAAATGTTACGGATTTGACATCTTCTAAGTTTCCCAAGTCTGCTCACAATTTTGTTAATGCTCTCAAGAAGAACAGATCATGTCAGAAGTTCATTAGGAGGAAGCTACTAGAAATTGAAGCAAATATTGAGAAGAATAAAGAACTGAAGGAACGTATTAAATGTCTTATGGACTTTCAAGTTGCCTGTAAAAGGAAAGTGGcaaatattttatttcaaaagAAGGATCCTCGTATCACGTTAATATCTTTGAAGAGGTCCACATCTGAAAAGTCATCAAAG ACGACTTTGAAGAAGGTTCCTGCCTCATATATTGGTCCAAATGAGAACTCCCATGTTTCAAAGTATAAAATGGTACTTAAAAGATTTCCCATCTCACTTAGTAAGCAGCCATGGTCAAACATCGAGAAAGAGAATCTTGTGAAGGGAATAAAGCAACAGTACCAAGAGATGCTGATTTTGAACTCAATGAATATGGAAAG TGACGCAGAGGGCATcacagattcaaatttaatgtctTCTGCAATAACACTCAGTGATCCTGAGTTCACACCTGAAAAAATTAGATCTTTCATACCATTAGTAAATTGGAATCGGTTGGCTTCAATGTATGCCATGGGCCGTGCTGGTGCAGAATGTGAAGCAAG GTGGTTGAACTGTGAAGATCCCATGATTAATCACAGTCCTTGGACAGTAATGGAGGATAAGAAGCTTTTGTTTATCGTTCAAGAAAGGGGCATTTACAATTGGATAGATATTTCAATCACATTGGATACACATAGAACACCATTCCAATGCTTAGTACGTTACCAACGGAGCCTTAATCCTCATATTCTGAATAAGGACTGGACAGAAGATGAAGATGTAAAGCTTCGTGTGGCTGTGGAGTACTATGGCGATAACTGGCAGATGGTCGCTTCTTGTCTAGAAGGCCGTGTAGGTCCTCAGTGTTCTAATAG GTGGAACAAAACTCTTAACCCTGAGAGGAAGAAAGTGGGAAGATGGTCTGTGGACGAAGATAAACGGCTGAAAGTAGCAGTGATGCTTTTTGGGGCCAAAAACTGGAACAAGATAGCTCGGTTTGCCCCTGGTCGCACACAAGTTCAGTGTCGAGAAAG GTGGCATAACTGTTTGGATCCAACTCTAAATTTAAAACCGTGGACTGCAGAAGAGGATGCCAAGCTGTTGGATGCAAGAGCGATGCATGGAAATTGTTGGTCGAAAATTGCTGCCTGCATACCTCCACGTACTGATAACCAATGTAGGAG ACGATGGAAGATTCTGCTTCCAGGAGAATTGATTTCGCTTCAAGCTGCAGCACAGATAAAGAAGACTGCACTTATATCTAACTTTGTAGACCGAGAAAGTGAGCGACCAGCAATAGGTCCAAATGACTTTACACCACTCATTAATTCTAATACTATGTTTGACAAAATTGGTGGTGCAAAAGTTAGGAAGAAAAAGCAAAG TGAGAATCAACCAAATAAGTCCAGAAAGAAGCCCAGAAGAGTTTCAATGGAGGATCAGGAGACAAATTGTTGCACTGATGGCCTGGCTCTTCCACCAAGCATAGAATCAAATCCTACCAGTAGTCTGGGCATTAGCAGGTCAGGGAATAAAAGATTGAG GGATAATAATAGACCAAGAAATCCAAGAGTTAAATCCAGAATACATGTTAAGGAGAATTCAACAAAGGATTGCATGACAAACACACCATCTGTTGTAGCTCCAGCAGATATGTCACTTGTAGTTGCTATAAATTCGAAAGCTACAGAAAGTATGAACATCAGCAAGGCAATGGATAAAAGGTTGAG TAAAAATGAACAGAACATGTGGATCAAGTCCAGATTTCCTATTGAGGAGAATTCAACAGCAGATGGCCTAGCAAAATTTTCAGTTGATATAGCTTCTGATGATTCACCCCTTGCCTTATATATGAATAACACTTCCGCTAGGAACTTCAGAAGGCAAAGGAATATAGCAAG AGTTAATACATTAAAAAGCCAGGGGTTAGATCCAGAAGCTCATTTCATGAAAATTCTGTAG